The DNA region TACTCTTTCAATGCGACTCTATCACCTTCCACTCCATTTGACGACACGACCTAGGAGTCCGTCAAACCGAGCCGTTGCGAGTTTAGTATGCGCTGATCGATTTCCGGTCAGTTTCAGGAACGGGATTATGGAAGTTTCATTATCCGGAGCGCCTCCCCGCGAGAGGGAGGCGCGAAGCGGAAGTTGAGGAATGGAATGTTCAGAAAAAGCAATGAACGGCAGAGCGAGCCTGGGGCAGGCGAGAGAGCGGTGCTGTTCCGGGTGATACCGCCGAAGTCAGGCGAGTTCAGCGCGCAGGGCTTCATCAATGCGCTTGAGGCGCTGAACCTGGTCGACGAGGTGCTGAGCCTGGAGCTCTGCGCCACCGACGGCCGGGTGAGGATGTACGTGCGCTCGACGCGGCCGGACCACGTGCTGTCCGCGCTGCGGTCGCACTATGCGCACGCGCGATTTGCGACCGTGCCCCCGGAGGACGACCCGCTCCTGATGTCAGAGCGGAACGGGATCGTCTGTCGTCAGGTTCTCTGGCCCGCCGGAGAGCAGTGGCTGCCCTTCCAGGTGCAGGACGACACGGAGGACGGCGACCCGTTTGTTGACATGCTGGCCGGCCTGTCAGCGAAGATGGCCCCGGGAGGAAGGGCCGTCACTCGCGTGCTGCTGAGCGAGAGGGACCGGGACTGGAGCGAGCGCTGGCGCAACCAGGCGATAGCCGGAAGCGGTAGCGCCAACCAGCTCGCGGTGGACGCGATGCGCCGTGAGGAGAGCGGGCCCGGGGCGAACGGGCAGAATGGAGACAGCTCTAACACCGGCGGTCAGATGCTTCAGCTCCTGCTGATCGTCATAGGCATGGCGGCGCTGGTCGCCTTCGTCTACCTCCGCCACACATTCATCTCCATCTGGGACGAGCATCGGGTCGAGCTGTTCGCCTACGCCGCCCTAGGACTGCTGGCGCTTGCGGGCCTGGGTTACCTGCTGCACCGCACCGGTATCGTGAGCGCTCTCCTCAGGAGTCGTTTCTTCAGGGCGTCGCCCAAACCGAAGTTCTACGACCCGGACCAGGTCAGGCTGCGGGTCTCGGGCGCCGCGTTCCGTCTGGAGGTGCAGCTGTACGCGCTGCTGGGTGATGGCCGTGCCGGCGCGGAGGTGTTGGAGCGGGTGCTGCGCCCGGTGGTCGCCTCCTACCGTCGCTTCGACAGTCCTATGGGAGCGCGCTTTGCGGCAGGCCCCCTGGAGAGGCTGTCAGGGTTCGACCCTGGCGCGGACGACCTCGGCCTCCTGGGCGGACGAAAGAGGTTCCTCCGCAGCACGAAGGTCGGTCAGGGAGTCGTGGGCACGCGGGAGGCGGCAGCGTTCTGGCACGTGCCGGGAGACGCCGTGGACGTGCCGGGCCTGGCGCGCACGGGAAGCAGGCGGCTGCCTGTCCCGCAGGAGATGTTCGCGCCGGAGGACGGGCGACTCGACGGGGCCGCACTGATAGGCGTGGAGGCGTACGGCGACGGCGGGCTGCGCAAGCTGCACATTCCCGCCGAGGCGATGCACAGGAGCGGCCTGATAGTGGCGCGCACAGGGATGGGCAAGACGACGCTCACGCAGCACATAGCGCGCAGCCTGCTGCGCGACAGGGCCACGGGCACCGGCGACGCCGCGCTCGTCGTGGTCGATCCGCACTCTGATCTCGTAATGGACATCCTGAACGGCTTGCCGGTGGGCGCAGCCGCGGACGTGCGGCTCGTGGACCTGGGAGACGAGACGCGCGCCTGCGGCCTCAACCTGCTCGACACCCGCACCTTCCCGGAGCGGGACCTGACAGTGGAGACGGTGCTCACGGTCGCAAGGTCCTCGTCGCGCAACTGGGGCGACAGGATGGAGGAAATACTGCGCTGGACCCTGTACGCGCTCTACGAGGCGAACCGCAACAGGAAGGCAGAGGAGCAGTACACGATCTACGACGGCATCATGTTCCTCACCAACGAGAGCAGGCGCCGGGAGGTCATCAGGGAAGGGCGCGACCGGGAGGAGGGGGACGTGTCCGTTGCGCAGTGGTGGAACGAGATATACCCGCTGCTCGTGCCGGTCAACGACCGCCTGGCGCTCGCCCCCGTGCTGCGCAAGCTGGGGCAGTACGCGGGAAGCAGAAGCGCGCGCAGGGTGCTGGGACAGCGCCGCACGACGCTCGACATCGCGGACACCATCCGCTCCGGCAGGGTGCTGCTGGTGAACTCGGCAAGAGCGCAGACAGGACCCGAGGTGTCGTCCATAGTGGGAGGGGCGATACTCAACCTGCTGAACCACATCGCCAAGCAGCAGGGCAGGCTTGAGCCCCACAAGCGCAGGCGCGTCGTGATCATCGTGGACGAGATGCAGGTGTTCCCCGGCGTGCCCTTCGACGAGATGCTCTCAGAGCTTCGGAAGTTCGGCGGCAGCCTGCTGATGGCCACGCAGAGCCTGGGCAGGCTCAACGAGATGACCGAGAGCGGGAATATGGGGGAGACGATCCTTGCGAACCCGGGAAGCCTCTTTTCGTTCCAGGTGAACGCCTCGGACGCCGAGCTGCTGCACCGGGAGCTGGAGAGCGATGTGATCGAGGAGAACGACATCGTGGAGCTGCCGCCGCATCACTGCTACGGCAGGCTCACGCTGGAGAGCGGGAACATCCACTTCTCGATGGAGGTGCTGCCGCCCATGCCGGGAAACAGGGGCATCGCGGACCTGGTCCGCAGGGCGTCGGACGCCTACACCAGACCCACGGCTGACATCGACGCGGAGAACGCCGAATTCATGCGGGGCAAGTACCGTGAGTATTTTGGCGACCTAGGCGACGATGATGACGCAAGAAACAATGGCCGGTAGGAGGGACTGACTGATGGGCCGAGACAATGCACTCTCTCAAAACTCTCTCCACCTGCTGGGCGCGCTGGCGCATACCCCGTTCGCAGAGTGTGACGAGCTCGCGGCATTTGCGGGTATGCCGCCCAGCAGCACGCTTGAGTCGCTTCTGGGACTGGAGGCCCGGGGGCTTGTGGCCTTCGTGCGGCACACCCGCACGAACACCTCTAGGGTCAGGCGCTGGTACCTGCCGCCGCGCGGGATAATGCTGCTTGCTGAAATCCGAGACACCTCGACCGGAAAGCTCCTTCGGGAGCTGCCGCTATCCGGAGAGTGGAGACGTCACCTGCTCAGGCGACTGGACGCGGTGGTTCCGCTCTACCGCGTGGGCCGGGACGTCGCGGGATGCACGGGCGGCCCTGTTAGCTGGAGCTGGATGCGCGCGGGCGCGCTCGACGCGCTGCTGGAACTGCCGGACGGAGGGACGCTCGCGCTGATGTGCTTTGGGCCTACACTCTCCTGGCAGGCGATGAGAAGCCGCATCGGCACGCTCTACTGGTCGCAGCGGACGCGCAGGTGCCCCCCGGCGCTGCTCCTGCTGCCCGGGAATCTTGACGCGCAACGCCTCGCGGCGGACCTGCGCGGCAGGGTAATCGACGCCTACGCGGCATCGGAGGAAGACGTAATGCAAACCGCGCCCGGCTCAGCCGTATGGCGCAGCCTGCGTGACTCCCGGGGTCTGACGCTCGATCAGGTCGTCGGGAAGTCCCGTGATATGCACGGAGCGGACGTCCCCGTGGCGGGAGGTTCAGCACGCGCATCGATGCCCGCACTCCCAATCTCCGATGGCGCGGACGGTCTCGACCTCGTTGCGACAGAGCTGACGATGCCCGGCAGGCGCCTGCTGGACGCCATCTACGACTGGCCTCTGGCGACTGCAGCACACCTGAAAATGCTCCTCGATATGACGGAGGCAATGATGAAGAAGACGCGGGCGCAGCTGGTAAGGCGCGGCCTCGTGTGCCAGGTGCGGATCGGTGGTACTCCGGAGCAGAGGCGGCGCAACAGCAGCAGGCTGTGCCTGAGTTCCGGCGGGCTGCGCTACATCGCGCGCCGGGACCGCAGGCGCGTCTCAGAACTGCTCGGGCGCTGGGGCACAACTCAGGACGATGCCGGCGACGGACGCCTCGAGGTGCAGCATTACCGTCTGGAGGGATCGAAGCTCCGGGTTCTGGCTCGGGAGCTGCGGCACACGGACGGCGTGAGCGGTTTCGTGGGGACGCTTGCGGCCGCCTGCCGGCGCGACGGGGACTGGCGGTTGCGCCAGGCGCTTCCGCCGCACCGCTGGGAGCGCTGGTTCAGGTACGACACCGGCTGGCGCAGCGTCAGGCCCGACGCCACCATCGAGCTCGCTCATCGCGGCAGGAGGCTCTCGTACCTGCTGGAGTACGAGATGCGGGCGATCAAGCCTGGGACAATGATGGCGAAGCTCCTGCGCTACCTGCGCTACTTCGGCGCGGTTGATACGAGAGCGGATTTCGACGGCAGGAGGCCGATCGCTCTGTTCGTCTTCGCTGACCAAGCTACTGCGAGCCGTTTCTGCGCTCTCGCGGCGCGAACGCTTCGGAACCCCCTGCCACTGCTCGTATCCGACATGCGGACCATCACCGAGACGGGTCCGCTGGGTCGTGTGTGGAGGTCGCCGTGGCAGCTTCAGCGCGGGCGCGTGTCGCTTGCCGCAGCGTTCTGAGCAGGGAAGTCTCAGGGGCATGTGTCGCCACATGTGCCACCACGGCGACACATATAACCTGTACGGGAAATTTGTACATGACACATGATGAAACACATTCTCCTGCACCGCGTAGCGGCGGGGTAAACGCATGTGTCGCCCCGGGGTGACACATGCAGAATCCTGGTTACCACCGGGAACAGGCCGACACATGCGATGTGCCGGCTGCGTGAACGGGCTTTGAGGACTTGGTGACTCCATAAGAGAAATACGGAGGACGTGATGGACAGCAATGCACGGGACCTGGAGCTTGAGTGGCTGAGTGCCAGGGCTGGACTGTCGAACCGCGCGATAGCCCGCATCCTGGGCGTGCATTACGAGGTGGTCAGGAGGGCAAGGCTGACCGGACACCTCGGTGACGCGCTCAGGGGCAACATCCGCGCATACATAGAAGAGCATCCCGGCGGAGGCAAGGAGGAGTCACCACCAGAGGATGAGCCCCGGTTGGGTGACGACGACTCCAATGGCGATGGAGATGAGCGGACAACAGAGGCGGGTCAGCCGAAGCGGGAACGACGGCCTCTCAGTCGCGGACGCAGGGGCGGGC from Chloroflexota bacterium includes:
- a CDS encoding ATP-binding protein — encoded protein: MFRKSNERQSEPGAGERAVLFRVIPPKSGEFSAQGFINALEALNLVDEVLSLELCATDGRVRMYVRSTRPDHVLSALRSHYAHARFATVPPEDDPLLMSERNGIVCRQVLWPAGEQWLPFQVQDDTEDGDPFVDMLAGLSAKMAPGGRAVTRVLLSERDRDWSERWRNQAIAGSGSANQLAVDAMRREESGPGANGQNGDSSNTGGQMLQLLLIVIGMAALVAFVYLRHTFISIWDEHRVELFAYAALGLLALAGLGYLLHRTGIVSALLRSRFFRASPKPKFYDPDQVRLRVSGAAFRLEVQLYALLGDGRAGAEVLERVLRPVVASYRRFDSPMGARFAAGPLERLSGFDPGADDLGLLGGRKRFLRSTKVGQGVVGTREAAAFWHVPGDAVDVPGLARTGSRRLPVPQEMFAPEDGRLDGAALIGVEAYGDGGLRKLHIPAEAMHRSGLIVARTGMGKTTLTQHIARSLLRDRATGTGDAALVVVDPHSDLVMDILNGLPVGAAADVRLVDLGDETRACGLNLLDTRTFPERDLTVETVLTVARSSSRNWGDRMEEILRWTLYALYEANRNRKAEEQYTIYDGIMFLTNESRRREVIREGRDREEGDVSVAQWWNEIYPLLVPVNDRLALAPVLRKLGQYAGSRSARRVLGQRRTTLDIADTIRSGRVLLVNSARAQTGPEVSSIVGGAILNLLNHIAKQQGRLEPHKRRRVVIIVDEMQVFPGVPFDEMLSELRKFGGSLLMATQSLGRLNEMTESGNMGETILANPGSLFSFQVNASDAELLHRELESDVIEENDIVELPPHHCYGRLTLESGNIHFSMEVLPPMPGNRGIADLVRRASDAYTRPTADIDAENAEFMRGKYREYFGDLGDDDDARNNGR